A window of Corallococcus macrosporus DSM 14697 contains these coding sequences:
- a CDS encoding bifunctional heptose 7-phosphate kinase/heptose 1-phosphate adenyltransferase, whose translation MAAVSPARSMPSLSRLPLAFARRKVLLVGDLVADHYIYGQTDRVSREAPVLIVRYESAEVKLGGGANVAANVRALSGQVSAVGALGQDEMGKELRRLCTESGIQLDAVSGRGIETETKTRILAGGVSTTRQQMLRLDRGQRGSLPPKMRRALARQVESSAQGVDAVVVSDYGAGVLGDEVRDVLRRLAAAGMPVCVDSRYDLSSFSGLTVCKPNEPELEALAGHPVRTQEDLLAAGAAALKRLACRALLVTRGRHGMALFDADGGVDLIPVHGAKAAVDVTGAGDTVIATFALALAAKASFGDAARLANVAGSLVVQKPGTATVSRDELLEELRSAR comes from the coding sequence ATGGCCGCAGTCTCGCCCGCTCGTTCGATGCCGTCGCTCTCCCGCCTGCCGCTCGCGTTCGCACGCCGAAAGGTGTTGCTGGTGGGCGACCTCGTTGCCGACCACTACATCTACGGACAGACGGACCGGGTGAGCCGGGAGGCCCCGGTGCTCATCGTCCGCTACGAGTCCGCGGAGGTGAAGCTCGGCGGTGGCGCCAACGTCGCGGCCAACGTGCGAGCCCTGTCCGGGCAGGTCTCCGCCGTCGGGGCGTTGGGGCAGGACGAGATGGGGAAGGAGCTGCGGCGCCTGTGCACGGAGTCCGGCATCCAGTTGGACGCGGTGAGCGGGCGCGGCATCGAAACGGAGACGAAGACGCGCATCCTCGCCGGTGGCGTGAGCACCACGCGGCAACAGATGCTGCGGCTGGACCGGGGCCAGCGTGGCTCGCTCCCTCCGAAGATGCGCAGGGCGCTGGCCCGGCAGGTCGAGTCCTCCGCCCAGGGCGTGGACGCGGTGGTGGTGTCCGACTACGGCGCCGGTGTGCTGGGGGACGAGGTTCGTGACGTGCTTCGGCGCCTGGCCGCGGCTGGCATGCCCGTCTGCGTGGACAGCCGCTACGACCTGTCTTCCTTCTCGGGGCTGACGGTCTGCAAGCCCAACGAGCCGGAGCTGGAGGCGCTCGCGGGGCACCCGGTGCGGACGCAAGAGGACTTGTTGGCGGCGGGGGCCGCCGCGTTGAAGCGGCTGGCGTGTCGCGCGCTCCTGGTGACGCGAGGCCGTCACGGCATGGCGCTCTTCGACGCGGACGGGGGCGTGGACCTCATCCCCGTCCATGGCGCGAAGGCCGCGGTGGACGTGACTGGGGCGGGAGACACGGTGATTGCGACGTTCGCCCTGGCGTTGGCCGCGAAGGCCTCGTTCGGTGATGCGGCGCGGCTGGCGAACGTGGCGGGTTCGTTGGTGGTGCAGAAGCCGGGCACCGCGACGGTGTCCCGCGATGAACTGCTCGAAGAGCTTCGGAGCGCGCGATGA
- a CDS encoding adenylyltransferase/cytidyltransferase family protein, with amino-acid sequence MSTLEKIQPLAKVAEERERWRAEGRTVALANGVFDLLHVGHVRYLEGARALADVLVVAVNSDASTRAYKGPGRPYIPEGERAELVAALACTDRVIVFDESNVRVIIRALKPDVHVKGTDYTPDSIPEADEVRAYGGRTAVSGDPKDHSTTDLARRLGREGAG; translated from the coding sequence ATGAGCACCCTCGAGAAAATCCAACCGCTCGCGAAGGTGGCGGAGGAGCGTGAGCGCTGGCGGGCCGAAGGGCGCACGGTGGCGCTGGCCAACGGCGTGTTCGACCTGCTGCACGTGGGCCATGTCCGCTACCTGGAAGGGGCGCGGGCCCTGGCGGACGTGCTCGTGGTGGCGGTGAACTCGGACGCCTCGACACGGGCCTACAAGGGCCCGGGCCGTCCCTATATCCCCGAGGGTGAGCGGGCCGAACTGGTGGCCGCGCTGGCCTGCACCGACCGGGTCATCGTCTTCGACGAGTCCAACGTCCGCGTCATCATCCGGGCGCTGAAACCGGACGTCCACGTGAAGGGCACGGACTACACGCCGGACAGCATCCCGGAGGCGGATGAAGTCCGCGCCTACGGCGGGCGGACGGCCGTCTCCGGGGACCCGAAGGACCACAGCACCACGGACCTGGCGCGGCGGCTGGGCCGCGAGGGCGCGGGGTAG
- a CDS encoding 3-deoxy-D-manno-octulosonic acid transferase: MRVLYVLATYLLFAALFPVLALHRKTRHGLMERLGFYGPDSHLPPGDGPVLWLHGASAGDLLALSPMFGPLRARFPGCRLLLSTMTDSGYAMAKGRLANDIDGVIYVPYDLWGATRRAVRAIRPDVLVLEYTEIWPNLIRAAKRGGARVVMTNGRFSPANVGKYQTLFRLIGNPLKDLDLLLMREEDEAVRARRLGARPDWVKVTGNTKFDALAAGPVAEDEALRAALGLAAGERVWIAGSTHEGEEAPLLGVYQRLLQRWPDLRLVIAPRYVDRAARIVSLAREAGLGVGLRSQGNPERGQVVVLDTIGELSRAYRLATVVFVGGSFTARGGQNILEPAGQGKPVLYGPHMDNFRDSVALLTGQGGLQVRDAAALEEALVSLLDSPDRLASLGAQALETVRGISGASERNAEAMTTLFPHGRPDPR, encoded by the coding sequence ATGCGCGTCCTCTACGTCCTCGCCACCTACCTGCTCTTCGCAGCCCTGTTCCCGGTGCTCGCACTGCACCGGAAGACGCGCCATGGGCTGATGGAGCGCCTGGGCTTCTATGGCCCGGACAGCCACCTGCCCCCCGGTGACGGGCCCGTCCTCTGGCTGCATGGCGCGAGCGCCGGGGACCTGCTGGCCCTCTCGCCGATGTTCGGCCCGCTGCGAGCCCGCTTCCCGGGCTGCCGGCTGCTCCTGTCGACGATGACGGACAGCGGCTATGCGATGGCGAAGGGGCGGCTGGCGAACGACATCGACGGGGTCATCTACGTCCCCTACGACCTCTGGGGCGCGACGCGGCGGGCCGTCCGGGCCATCCGTCCGGACGTGCTGGTGTTGGAGTACACCGAAATCTGGCCCAACCTCATCCGCGCGGCGAAGCGGGGCGGGGCGCGGGTGGTGATGACGAACGGGCGCTTCTCACCGGCGAACGTGGGGAAGTACCAGACGTTGTTCCGCCTCATCGGCAACCCGCTGAAAGACCTGGACCTCCTCCTGATGCGCGAGGAGGACGAGGCCGTCCGCGCGCGGCGGCTCGGCGCGAGGCCGGACTGGGTGAAGGTGACGGGGAACACGAAGTTCGACGCACTGGCCGCGGGCCCCGTGGCCGAGGACGAAGCCCTCCGCGCGGCGCTGGGGCTGGCGGCGGGCGAGCGCGTATGGATTGCCGGCAGCACGCACGAGGGGGAGGAGGCCCCGCTCCTGGGGGTGTATCAGCGACTGCTCCAGCGGTGGCCGGACCTGCGGCTGGTGATTGCGCCCCGGTATGTGGACAGGGCGGCGCGAATCGTGTCGCTCGCGCGGGAGGCGGGGCTGGGCGTGGGGCTTCGTTCGCAGGGCAACCCCGAGCGGGGCCAGGTGGTGGTCCTGGACACCATCGGCGAGCTGTCGAGGGCCTACCGGCTGGCGACGGTGGTGTTCGTCGGGGGCTCCTTCACGGCGCGGGGTGGCCAGAACATCCTGGAGCCCGCGGGGCAGGGGAAGCCGGTGCTCTACGGGCCGCACATGGACAACTTCCGGGACAGCGTGGCGTTGCTGACAGGGCAGGGAGGGCTCCAGGTGCGGGACGCCGCGGCCTTGGAGGAAGCGCTCGTATCGCTGCTCGACTCACCGGACCGGCTCGCGAGCCTGGGCGCCCAGGCATTGGAGACGGTGCGCGGGATTTCGGGCGCCAGTGAAAGGAACGCGGAGGCGATGACGACGTTGTTCCCGCATGGGAGACCGGACCCGCGATGA
- a CDS encoding PHP domain-containing protein translates to MKTAAGKGGRAALGLAVLVLGVAGFFALSASFATYPVVLPKEDAPRWVRGAFHVHTTRSDGRGTPEAVAAAARAAGLDFVVLTDHNDFAPREPAFVHGVLLVHGVEISTSHGHLVAFGMARPLEGMRAWMPPGDAVRAVEAAGGTAVLAHPVQKRNPWKDDASAKEAPGFELYSADTFFRHAVRNPFSRLLPAVGASLTNAVHGVMLLVAPEPEPMARFLELSRERPRLAFCAHDAHGLPPYGAVFASLAMYLPSETLPFPLPEDAKDAAVRVSRALGSGQALCAFRALGEPGGFVLEGMDAVRREAREGDRLTVRLPGLPEADSARVRVWGSGRLGADGRSVELTEPGVVQVEVWVRAPGRFFGTEWRPWLVPGPVRVLPRGPGI, encoded by the coding sequence TTGAAGACAGCGGCGGGGAAGGGGGGGCGGGCGGCGCTGGGGCTGGCGGTCCTGGTGCTGGGCGTCGCGGGCTTCTTCGCGCTCTCCGCGTCCTTCGCCACCTACCCGGTGGTGCTCCCGAAAGAGGATGCGCCTCGCTGGGTGCGGGGCGCCTTCCACGTCCACACCACGCGTTCGGACGGGCGAGGCACGCCGGAGGCGGTGGCGGCGGCGGCCCGGGCGGCGGGCCTGGACTTCGTGGTGCTCACCGACCACAACGACTTCGCGCCCCGCGAGCCGGCCTTCGTCCACGGCGTGCTGTTGGTGCACGGCGTGGAGATCTCCACGTCGCACGGGCACCTCGTGGCGTTCGGCATGGCGCGCCCGCTGGAGGGCATGCGCGCGTGGATGCCTCCAGGGGACGCGGTGCGCGCCGTGGAGGCCGCGGGGGGCACGGCGGTGCTGGCCCACCCCGTCCAGAAGCGCAACCCCTGGAAGGATGACGCGAGCGCGAAGGAGGCGCCCGGCTTCGAGCTGTACTCGGCGGACACCTTCTTCCGGCACGCGGTGCGCAACCCGTTCAGCCGCTTGTTGCCCGCGGTGGGCGCGTCGTTGACCAACGCGGTGCATGGCGTGATGTTGCTCGTCGCGCCGGAGCCGGAGCCCATGGCCCGCTTCCTGGAACTGTCGCGTGAGCGCCCGCGCCTGGCGTTCTGCGCCCATGACGCACACGGCCTGCCACCCTACGGGGCGGTGTTCGCGTCCCTGGCCATGTACCTGCCCTCGGAGACGCTGCCCTTCCCGCTGCCCGAGGACGCGAAGGACGCGGCGGTGCGGGTCAGCCGGGCCCTGGGCAGCGGCCAGGCGCTGTGCGCCTTCCGGGCGCTGGGAGAGCCCGGGGGCTTCGTGTTGGAGGGTATGGACGCCGTGCGGCGCGAGGCCCGCGAGGGAGACCGGCTGACAGTCCGTCTCCCAGGGCTCCCCGAAGCGGACTCGGCGCGGGTGCGGGTGTGGGGAAGCGGCCGCCTGGGGGCGGATGGCCGGTCCGTCGAGCTGACGGAGCCGGGCGTGGTGCAGGTGGAGGTGTGGGTGCGTGCGCCCGGGCGCTTCTTCGGGACGGAATGGCGGCCCTGGCTGGTGCCTGGCCCCGTGCGCGTGCTGCCCCGCGGGCCGGGCATCTGA
- a CDS encoding ABC transporter ATP-binding protein, with product MQTVLWRLLRYARPHFGVLLLAFVGMAAVGLTTGAYAYLTGPALRFLLSGGEEGFASAQHVPWLADLPREAALWGFPLVMVLVGAVKGVGYLAQFYFMGLFAQRVVKDLRRDLFRRLTALSPAQLARERMGDLLSRFTSDVSAVEAAAMYTVGSYLRDSLQVIILAGVALSMSPLLGGLMLLVIPLAALPASKLTRKVLKRTREGQTQLGNLAGQLHEGLGGLRTIQAFNGQEAELARFSVFAKAHEKAVVSAAWARGAVPGLMEVLAAAALAGALAYAAGAKLLEPEALLSLLTAVILVYQPVKDLGRVTQFAVQAGAAGERLFALLDMKHPVEDAPDAVPAPPLSRSIQFEGVRFAYGERPALDGLALELKAGQVTALVGGSGGGKSTVTSLLLRFEKPQKGQLLVDGVDADRYTAASVRAQFALVTQEPLLFHGTVLDNLRYARPDATREEVEAAAKVAHADGFIRALPEGYDTRIGERGVALSGGQRQRLCIARAVLARAPVLVLDEATSSLDPESEREVQAALAAVLPGRTALVIAHRLSTVVTADVLNVMEAGRVVESGSHAELLKRDGRYAALWRMQTEGSSERGAA from the coding sequence ATGCAGACGGTTCTCTGGCGGCTGCTGCGCTATGCGCGCCCGCATTTCGGTGTGCTCCTCCTGGCCTTCGTCGGCATGGCGGCGGTGGGCCTCACGACGGGCGCGTATGCCTACCTCACGGGCCCGGCGCTGCGCTTCCTGCTGTCGGGCGGTGAAGAGGGCTTCGCCAGCGCCCAGCACGTGCCCTGGCTGGCGGACCTGCCGCGCGAGGCGGCGCTGTGGGGCTTCCCGCTGGTGATGGTCCTCGTCGGCGCGGTGAAGGGCGTGGGGTACCTGGCGCAGTTCTACTTCATGGGCCTGTTCGCGCAGCGCGTGGTGAAGGACCTGCGGCGCGACCTGTTCCGGCGGCTCACCGCGCTGTCGCCAGCCCAGCTCGCGCGCGAGCGGATGGGTGACCTGCTCAGCCGCTTCACCTCGGACGTCAGCGCCGTGGAAGCGGCGGCCATGTACACGGTGGGCTCGTACCTGCGCGACAGCCTCCAGGTCATCATCCTGGCGGGCGTGGCGCTCTCCATGAGCCCCTTGCTGGGCGGCCTCATGTTGCTGGTGATACCGCTCGCGGCGCTCCCGGCCTCGAAGCTGACGCGCAAGGTGCTCAAGCGCACGCGGGAAGGCCAGACGCAGCTCGGCAACCTGGCCGGGCAGCTCCACGAGGGCCTGGGCGGCCTGCGCACCATCCAGGCCTTCAATGGCCAGGAGGCGGAGCTGGCCCGCTTCTCGGTCTTCGCGAAGGCGCACGAGAAGGCCGTGGTGAGCGCGGCGTGGGCGCGGGGCGCGGTGCCGGGGTTGATGGAGGTGCTGGCCGCGGCGGCCCTGGCGGGGGCGCTGGCCTATGCCGCGGGGGCGAAGCTGCTGGAGCCGGAGGCGCTGCTGTCGCTGCTGACGGCGGTCATCCTGGTGTACCAGCCGGTGAAGGACCTGGGCCGGGTGACGCAGTTCGCGGTGCAGGCGGGCGCGGCGGGCGAGCGCCTCTTCGCGCTGCTCGACATGAAGCACCCGGTGGAGGACGCGCCGGACGCGGTGCCCGCGCCGCCCCTGTCCCGGAGCATCCAGTTCGAGGGCGTGCGCTTCGCCTACGGAGAGCGCCCCGCGCTGGACGGCCTGGCGCTGGAGCTGAAGGCGGGCCAGGTGACGGCGCTGGTGGGTGGCAGCGGCGGCGGCAAGAGCACGGTGACGTCGCTGTTGCTGCGCTTCGAGAAGCCCCAGAAGGGCCAGCTCCTCGTGGATGGGGTGGACGCGGACCGGTACACGGCCGCGAGCGTCCGCGCGCAGTTCGCGCTGGTGACGCAGGAGCCGCTGCTGTTCCACGGCACGGTGCTGGACAACCTGCGCTACGCGCGGCCGGACGCCACGCGGGAAGAGGTGGAGGCGGCGGCGAAGGTGGCGCACGCGGACGGCTTCATCCGCGCGCTGCCGGAGGGCTATGACACGCGCATCGGCGAGCGGGGCGTGGCGCTCAGCGGCGGCCAGCGTCAGCGGCTGTGCATCGCCCGCGCGGTGCTGGCGCGGGCCCCGGTGCTGGTGCTGGACGAGGCGACGAGCAGCCTCGACCCCGAGAGCGAGCGCGAGGTCCAGGCCGCGTTGGCGGCGGTGCTCCCGGGCCGCACGGCCCTGGTGATTGCGCACCGGCTGTCGACGGTGGTGACCGCGGACGTCCTCAACGTGATGGAGGCGGGGCGCGTCGTCGAGAGCGGCTCGCACGCGGAGCTGCTGAAGCGGGATGGGCGCTACGCGGCGCTGTGGCGGATGCAGACGGAGGGCTCCTCGGAGCGAGGCGCGGCGTGA
- the lpxK gene encoding tetraacyldisaccharide 4'-kinase, which translates to MTPADAPTAIERVFYPPSPEPWERRVLLSPLTVLSWPYAAAVHVRGALYDAGLLRAERVEGLKVLSVGNVNVGGTGKTPAVLHLAEQLVQSGRKVGILTRGYGRATREPLTFIGTEPLPSADVAGDEPLLLARRCPQVRLFVGSDRVASAYRARDEFGLDTVLLDDGFQHRRLARDEDFVVVDESVGLGNGHMLPRGPLREPRGSLRRATLFWLRATATSAAATPSPRLARGVDAVAQEPHAHAHQGDTHRWVPTGDSPERFADTLGGWLPASQGIPRVRTRYRPTAWVDPEGVLHPVTAMTAQPVLALAGLARPGGFLQTLRSLGTELREAALFPDHHRFTADELRDVQARAVRQGARVVTTEKDAVRLPQGFEAWVVRLGVEILEGESHLRRALGLEDVPRGL; encoded by the coding sequence GTGACGCCCGCCGATGCCCCCACGGCCATTGAACGCGTCTTCTACCCGCCGTCCCCGGAGCCCTGGGAGCGGCGCGTGCTCTTGTCGCCGCTCACCGTGCTGTCATGGCCGTACGCGGCCGCGGTGCATGTGAGGGGAGCGCTCTACGACGCCGGGCTCTTGCGCGCGGAGCGGGTCGAAGGGCTCAAGGTCCTCTCCGTGGGCAACGTCAACGTGGGGGGCACGGGCAAGACGCCCGCGGTCCTCCACCTGGCCGAGCAACTGGTCCAATCAGGCCGCAAGGTCGGAATCCTCACGCGAGGGTACGGTCGCGCCACTCGGGAGCCGTTGACCTTCATTGGGACGGAGCCGCTTCCGTCGGCGGACGTCGCGGGCGATGAGCCGCTGCTGCTGGCACGTCGGTGTCCCCAGGTCCGGCTCTTCGTGGGCTCGGACCGCGTCGCCAGCGCCTACCGTGCACGTGATGAGTTCGGCCTGGACACGGTGTTGCTCGACGATGGGTTCCAGCATCGCCGGCTCGCGCGTGACGAGGACTTCGTCGTGGTGGACGAGTCCGTGGGGCTGGGGAACGGCCACATGCTGCCGCGGGGGCCTTTGCGCGAGCCGCGTGGCTCCCTCCGGCGCGCGACCCTCTTCTGGCTGAGGGCCACCGCGACATCGGCGGCGGCGACCCCCTCTCCGCGCCTGGCCCGTGGCGTCGATGCCGTCGCTCAGGAACCGCACGCACACGCTCATCAAGGCGATACGCACCGGTGGGTGCCGACAGGCGACAGCCCGGAACGCTTCGCGGACACGCTGGGCGGGTGGTTGCCCGCGAGCCAGGGGATTCCCAGGGTCCGGACTCGCTACCGGCCCACGGCCTGGGTCGACCCGGAGGGCGTCCTGCATCCCGTGACGGCGATGACCGCGCAGCCCGTGCTGGCGCTGGCCGGCCTCGCCCGTCCAGGGGGCTTCCTGCAGACGCTGCGGTCGCTGGGGACCGAGCTGCGTGAGGCCGCGCTGTTCCCGGACCACCATCGCTTCACGGCGGATGAGCTGCGTGACGTCCAGGCGCGGGCGGTGCGCCAGGGGGCGAGGGTGGTGACGACGGAAAAGGACGCGGTGCGTCTGCCTCAGGGCTTCGAGGCCTGGGTGGTCCGCCTGGGCGTCGAGATTCTGGAAGGTGAATCCCATTTGCGCCGAGCGCTTGGGCTGGAGGATGTACCGCGCGGCTTGTGA
- a CDS encoding glycosyltransferase, with amino-acid sequence MRILHLLASPFFSGPAENVALLAQAQRAAGHDVTVAVDRRRKEVLAEEPAAPRFQELGLLDEGGLELSVKSPPWRMLRDLRRLKARTVDVVHSHFSHDHLLARWGRPAGAILVRSLHAPRSLRASLPAADAYTVPASALLPRLLEKGATAQVLPALVDARFHPATAARALRAELGLEGEPLIGMVSTFQPSRRHAVGVEAFALYRKQRPGARLVLVGDGALLEPTRAQVQSLGLADAVTFAGYQQGDAFARWLRALDEVWLLGLGNDWSARAAAQARACGVRVVAVDEGALPDLADARVEKPTPEAVVSAALSGQRSPVKHPTNEQVAADVLALYARARRVP; translated from the coding sequence ATGCGAATTCTCCATCTCCTCGCGAGCCCCTTCTTCAGCGGTCCGGCAGAGAACGTGGCGCTCCTGGCTCAGGCACAGCGAGCCGCGGGCCATGACGTCACGGTGGCCGTGGACCGCCGGCGCAAGGAGGTGCTGGCGGAGGAGCCCGCCGCTCCGCGCTTCCAGGAACTCGGCTTGTTGGACGAGGGAGGCCTGGAGCTGTCCGTGAAGTCACCGCCCTGGCGGATGTTGCGCGACCTGCGCCGCTTGAAGGCACGAACGGTGGATGTGGTGCACTCGCACTTCAGCCACGACCATCTGCTGGCGCGGTGGGGGCGGCCCGCGGGCGCCATCCTGGTCCGCTCGCTGCATGCCCCACGCTCGTTGCGGGCCTCGCTCCCCGCGGCGGACGCCTACACCGTCCCCGCGAGCGCGCTGCTGCCTCGCTTGCTGGAGAAGGGCGCGACAGCCCAGGTCCTGCCCGCGTTGGTGGACGCCCGGTTCCATCCGGCGACGGCCGCGCGCGCCCTGCGAGCGGAGCTGGGGCTCGAAGGCGAGCCCCTCATCGGCATGGTCTCCACGTTTCAGCCCTCCCGCAGGCACGCCGTGGGGGTGGAGGCCTTCGCCCTGTACCGGAAGCAGCGGCCGGGTGCGCGCCTGGTCCTGGTGGGGGATGGCGCCCTGCTGGAGCCGACGCGCGCGCAGGTCCAATCCCTGGGGCTGGCGGACGCCGTCACCTTCGCGGGCTACCAGCAAGGAGACGCGTTCGCGCGGTGGCTGAGGGCGCTCGACGAGGTCTGGCTGCTCGGGTTGGGCAATGACTGGAGCGCCCGAGCGGCGGCGCAGGCCCGCGCGTGCGGTGTCCGCGTGGTGGCGGTGGACGAGGGCGCGTTGCCGGACCTCGCGGACGCGCGAGTGGAGAAGCCCACACCGGAGGCGGTGGTCTCCGCGGCGCTCTCTGGCCAGCGTTCGCCGGTGAAGCACCCGACGAACGAGCAGGTCGCCGCGGATGTCCTCGCGCTCTACGCGCGAGCGAGGCGTGTGCCGTGA
- a CDS encoding glycosyltransferase family 4 protein — MTLIIHPHFHHRYTGVTRHVESVVPALARDSETRVIGSGLSEGLPRITWPELLRRLRQEPVVWHAHRNNELLVGMLLKLLGRQVRLVFTRHTSMAPSGFTRFIARGADALVSLTKQVADVIALPSTVVSHGIDLTRFHPPENRDLAWRKLGLGGRYGIGVIGRIRKEKGQGDFVQAIRPLLSQHPEWQPVLVGLAKGPDLDWLNQEMAGIEDHLALPGEQSVIEPWYQGLSVLVHPSYAEGYSLVHVEAMASGCCVVASKLPYLDTLIEHGRTGFFFEPGDVQGLRELLDMLMREPERAREIGRNAAEEARRRCGVEHEARALSDVYRSTVER; from the coding sequence ATGACCCTCATCATCCACCCGCACTTCCACCACCGCTACACGGGCGTGACGCGCCACGTGGAGTCGGTGGTGCCCGCGCTGGCCCGGGATTCGGAGACGCGCGTCATCGGCTCGGGCTTGAGCGAGGGGCTCCCAAGAATCACGTGGCCGGAGCTGCTGCGCCGCCTGCGCCAGGAGCCGGTGGTGTGGCATGCGCACCGGAACAACGAGCTGCTGGTGGGCATGCTGCTGAAGCTCCTGGGCCGGCAGGTCCGGCTCGTCTTCACCCGGCACACCTCGATGGCGCCCAGCGGCTTCACCCGCTTCATCGCGAGGGGCGCGGATGCGCTCGTCTCGTTGACGAAGCAGGTCGCGGACGTCATCGCGCTGCCGTCCACGGTGGTCTCCCACGGCATCGACCTGACGCGCTTCCACCCGCCAGAGAATCGGGACCTGGCGTGGCGCAAGCTCGGCCTGGGGGGGCGTTACGGCATCGGCGTCATCGGACGCATCCGGAAGGAGAAGGGGCAGGGGGACTTCGTCCAGGCCATCCGGCCGCTGCTGTCCCAGCACCCCGAATGGCAGCCCGTCCTCGTCGGGCTCGCGAAGGGGCCGGACCTGGACTGGCTGAACCAGGAGATGGCGGGCATCGAGGACCACCTCGCGTTGCCCGGCGAGCAGTCGGTCATCGAGCCCTGGTACCAGGGCCTGAGCGTGCTGGTGCACCCCTCGTACGCGGAAGGCTACTCCCTGGTCCACGTCGAGGCCATGGCCTCGGGCTGCTGCGTGGTGGCCTCGAAGCTGCCGTATCTGGACACGCTCATCGAGCACGGCCGCACGGGCTTCTTCTTCGAGCCTGGAGACGTCCAGGGCCTGCGCGAGCTGCTGGACATGTTGATGCGAGAGCCCGAGCGCGCCCGGGAGATAGGCCGCAACGCGGCGGAGGAGGCCCGTCGGCGCTGCGGCGTGGAGCACGAGGCGCGGGCGCTCTCCGACGTCTACCGGTCCACCGTGGAGCGCTGA